One genomic segment of Kiritimatiella glycovorans includes these proteins:
- a CDS encoding XTP/dITP diphosphatase encodes MKLVLATRNPHKREEIEAIFDGPGLDIVALDAFPDAPEVEEDRDTFEGNAIKKAVEIARWTGLRALADDSGLEVDALGGAPGVWSARYAGPEADYEANNRKLLAALAGAGDRTARFRTVMALADPDGTVRTVEGSCEGAITEEPRGMRGFGYDPLFVLRGDTRTFAELDAAEKNRVSHRARALHKAREAWTGLLSEEM; translated from the coding sequence ATGAAACTCGTACTGGCGACACGCAATCCCCATAAGCGGGAAGAAATCGAGGCGATCTTCGATGGCCCCGGTCTCGATATCGTCGCCCTGGATGCCTTTCCCGACGCCCCGGAGGTGGAGGAGGACCGCGATACGTTCGAGGGCAACGCGATCAAGAAGGCCGTCGAAATCGCGCGGTGGACGGGGCTGCGGGCTCTGGCCGACGACTCGGGACTCGAGGTCGACGCCCTCGGCGGCGCGCCGGGCGTATGGTCGGCGCGCTACGCCGGGCCGGAGGCGGACTACGAGGCCAACAATCGCAAGCTGCTTGCCGCCCTCGCCGGCGCCGGGGACCGCACCGCCCGTTTCCGCACCGTGATGGCGCTGGCGGACCCCGACGGCACGGTCCGCACGGTGGAGGGTTCATGCGAAGGCGCCATCACGGAGGAACCGCGCGGGATGCGCGGATTCGGTTACGACCCGCTGTTCGTACTCCGGGGCGACACGCGCACGTTCGCGGAACTCGACGCCGCGGAAAAGAACCGGGTGTCCCACCGCGCCCGCGCCCTGCACAAGGCGCGGGAGGCCTGGACCGGGCTCCTCTCGGAGGAGATGTAA
- a CDS encoding ATP-binding cassette domain-containing protein, protein MAAGTPLLEVEDLRVTFSQAGAATRAVDGISFSVGRGETVALVGESGSGKSVTALALGGLVPPPGRVEAGRIRLGDQRLEHTNERELSRMRGNRLAYIFQEPAMALNPVFRIGWQIAEAIKLHRRDVAVRPEIERLLERVRLPSRVRRAYPHELSGGMQQRAMLAMALACDPELLVADEPTTALDVTVQEEILKLLVRLRGETGMSILLITHNFGLVSGIAERLYVMNAGRIVEHGPTGEVLRHPRDAYTRRLIDAIPRLHPAGE, encoded by the coding sequence ATGGCCGCCGGCACCCCCCTGCTCGAGGTCGAAGACCTGCGCGTGACGTTTTCGCAGGCTGGCGCAGCGACCCGGGCGGTGGACGGGATTTCCTTCTCCGTCGGACGGGGCGAAACCGTCGCGCTCGTCGGAGAAAGCGGGAGCGGGAAGAGCGTCACCGCCCTCGCCCTGGGCGGACTCGTTCCGCCGCCCGGACGGGTCGAGGCCGGGCGCATCCGCCTGGGCGATCAGCGGCTCGAACACACCAACGAACGGGAACTGAGCCGGATGCGGGGGAACCGCCTCGCCTATATCTTCCAGGAACCCGCCATGGCGCTCAATCCCGTCTTCCGCATCGGATGGCAGATCGCCGAAGCGATAAAACTTCACCGGCGCGACGTGGCCGTCCGTCCCGAGATCGAACGCCTGCTCGAACGCGTGCGGCTGCCGTCCCGTGTGCGGCGCGCCTACCCCCACGAACTGAGCGGCGGCATGCAGCAGCGCGCGATGCTCGCGATGGCGCTGGCCTGCGATCCCGAACTGCTGGTGGCCGACGAACCCACCACCGCGCTGGACGTCACGGTGCAGGAGGAGATCCTCAAACTCCTCGTCCGGCTGCGCGGGGAGACGGGCATGTCGATCCTGCTGATCACCCATAACTTCGGCCTGGTCTCCGGCATCGCGGAACGCCTCTACGTCATGAACGCGGGCCGGATCGTCGAGCACGGGCCCACGGGGGAAGTGCTCCGGCACCCCCGGGATGCGTATACCCGGCGGCTCATCGACGCCATACCCCGTCTTCATCCGGCGGGAGAATGA
- a CDS encoding ATP-binding cassette domain-containing protein, producing MNAMEDTSGRKDRRIPLVETGGLEVTYGTGREKVRAVRGVDLAIAPGEALGLVGESGCGKSSLGRALLRLEDPSSGEVLFEGSPVTGLRGAALKAFRRRAQIIFQDPFGSLNPRLKVGRAIEEVLHIHGLGADNPARRRRVRELLDDVGLEPAFADRYPHEFSGGQRQRICIARALALDPVFLVADEPVSALDVSVQANILDLLRRIRAERDIAMLFISHDLAVVRAVCERIAVMKDGEIVETGTADQVCDRPRHAYTKKLLSAVPDLAGIGEGA from the coding sequence ATGAACGCAATGGAGGATACATCAGGGCGTAAGGACCGAAGGATCCCGCTGGTGGAGACCGGGGGGCTTGAGGTCACCTACGGCACGGGCCGGGAAAAGGTCCGCGCCGTTCGCGGCGTCGATCTGGCGATCGCCCCCGGCGAGGCGCTGGGGCTGGTCGGCGAGAGCGGATGCGGTAAGAGTTCACTGGGACGTGCGCTGCTCAGACTGGAAGATCCGTCTTCCGGCGAAGTGCTCTTCGAGGGTTCCCCCGTGACCGGGCTGAGGGGGGCGGCCCTCAAAGCGTTCCGCCGTCGCGCCCAGATCATCTTCCAGGACCCCTTCGGATCGCTGAATCCCAGGCTCAAGGTGGGGCGCGCGATCGAGGAAGTGCTCCATATTCACGGACTCGGCGCGGACAACCCGGCGCGCCGGCGCAGGGTGCGCGAGCTGCTCGACGACGTCGGCCTCGAACCCGCGTTCGCCGACCGCTATCCGCATGAATTCAGCGGCGGGCAGCGACAGCGCATCTGCATCGCCCGCGCCCTCGCACTCGACCCCGTATTCCTCGTCGCCGACGAACCCGTCTCCGCCCTCGACGTCTCCGTCCAGGCCAATATCCTGGACCTCCTGCGCCGCATCCGCGCCGAACGCGACATCGCCATGCTCTTCATCAGCCACGACCTCGCCGTGGTGCGCGCCGTCTGCGAGCGGATCGCCGTCATGAAAGACGGGGAAATCGTGGAAACCGGAACCGCCGACCAGGTCTGCGACCGCCCCCGCCACGCCTATACGAAAAAGCTTCTCTCCGCCGTACCCGATCTCGCGGGGATCGGGGAGGGAGCATGA
- a CDS encoding toprim domain-containing protein, with protein sequence MAKKQAHQYTEDKVKTLSSLEHIRTRTGMYIGRLGDGSNYEDGIYILLKEVLDNAVDEFIMGYGRKVDLTIEESTVSVRDYGRGIPLGKVVECVSRINTGAKYNNDVFQFSVGLNGVGTKAVNALSTEFTVRSHREGRFFQADFERGEPVNEKKGKTDEPDGTFIRFTPDPEIFGTYAFREEHLERRLRFYAYLNAGLKLIYNGARIESEGGILDLIEDETSYEKLYGPLHYRDKKLEFAFTHTNRFSEDYFSFVNGQYTTGGGTHLSAFREGILRAVNEYSKGRYSGDDVREGMLGAISVRLQDPVFESQTKNRLGNTEIRSDLVNEIQQRAVELLHRNKPEAEKMINKIVETQKFRKELNAVKKLARERSKAISIRVPQLKDCKKHLDKTAGKHTDTMIFITEGQSAAGSLVSCRDVHTQAIYTLKGKPLNVCDLKKDALYKNEEIFNLMKSLDIEESIDRLRYQHVILATDADVDGLHIRNLMLTFFLRFFPELVQDGHLEILETPLFRARTKKKTLYCYSEEERDRAVEELGRQCEVTRFKGLGEISPDEFKGFINEDMRLTPVRMKGEHSIAETLSFYMGRNTPDRREYIMNHLVIDEEVLR encoded by the coding sequence ATGGCGAAGAAACAGGCGCACCAGTACACCGAAGACAAGGTCAAGACCCTCTCCTCGCTCGAGCATATCCGTACCCGCACCGGTATGTACATCGGGCGGCTCGGCGACGGCTCGAACTACGAGGACGGCATCTACATCCTGCTCAAGGAGGTCCTCGACAACGCGGTCGACGAGTTCATCATGGGGTACGGCCGCAAGGTCGACTTGACGATCGAGGAGTCCACGGTATCGGTCCGCGATTACGGCCGCGGCATCCCGCTGGGTAAGGTCGTCGAATGCGTCTCGCGGATCAATACCGGCGCGAAGTACAACAACGACGTATTCCAGTTCAGCGTGGGGCTGAACGGCGTGGGCACCAAGGCGGTCAACGCCCTCTCCACCGAATTCACGGTGCGCAGCCACCGCGAGGGACGCTTCTTCCAGGCCGACTTCGAGCGCGGTGAACCGGTCAACGAAAAGAAGGGTAAAACGGATGAACCGGACGGCACGTTTATCCGCTTCACCCCCGACCCCGAGATCTTCGGAACCTACGCCTTCCGCGAAGAACACCTCGAACGCCGCCTGCGCTTCTATGCGTATCTCAACGCGGGCCTCAAGCTCATCTACAACGGCGCGCGGATCGAATCGGAGGGCGGCATCCTCGATCTGATCGAGGACGAAACCTCGTATGAGAAGCTCTACGGCCCCCTGCACTACCGCGACAAGAAACTCGAGTTCGCCTTCACTCACACCAACCGGTTCAGCGAGGACTACTTCTCGTTCGTCAACGGACAGTACACGACGGGCGGCGGGACACACCTGAGCGCCTTCCGCGAGGGGATCCTGCGCGCCGTCAACGAATACTCGAAGGGCCGGTATTCCGGCGACGACGTACGCGAGGGGATGCTGGGCGCGATCTCCGTACGCCTGCAGGACCCCGTCTTCGAGTCGCAGACCAAGAACCGCCTCGGCAACACCGAAATCCGCTCCGACCTGGTCAACGAGATCCAGCAGCGCGCGGTGGAACTCCTGCACCGCAACAAACCCGAAGCGGAGAAGATGATCAACAAGATCGTCGAGACGCAGAAATTCCGCAAGGAACTCAACGCCGTTAAGAAACTCGCCCGGGAGCGTTCGAAGGCGATCTCGATTCGCGTTCCGCAGCTCAAGGACTGCAAGAAACACCTGGACAAGACCGCCGGAAAGCACACGGACACGATGATCTTCATCACCGAGGGGCAGTCCGCCGCCGGCTCGCTGGTGAGCTGCCGCGACGTGCATACCCAGGCGATCTACACGCTGAAGGGCAAGCCGCTCAACGTCTGCGACCTGAAAAAAGACGCCCTGTACAAAAACGAGGAGATCTTCAACCTGATGAAGAGCCTCGACATCGAGGAATCGATCGACCGCCTGCGCTACCAGCACGTGATCCTCGCCACGGACGCGGATGTCGACGGCCTGCACATCCGCAACCTGATGCTCACCTTCTTTCTCCGATTCTTCCCCGAACTGGTGCAGGACGGGCATCTGGAGATTCTCGAGACACCGCTCTTCCGCGCGCGGACGAAGAAGAAGACCCTCTACTGCTACTCGGAGGAGGAGCGCGACCGCGCGGTGGAGGAACTGGGCAGGCAGTGCGAAGTGACCCGGTTCAAGGGTCTGGGCGAGATCTCGCCGGACGAGTTCAAGGGGTTTATCAACGAGGACATGCGCCTGACGCCGGTTCGGATGAAGGGCGAGCACTCGATCGCGGAGACCCTGAGTTTCTACATGGGACGCAACACGCCGGACCGGCGCGAGTACATCATGAATCACCTCGTGATCGACGAAGAGGTGCTGCGATGA
- a CDS encoding DNA topoisomerase IV subunit A — protein MSPGGQQEMFFSGKPEENRPEKPPRRPDPEPEPEPDPEPETEPEKPEPEARPTSETESERKTVQPEDTPEEPSRTDTMSSDEKKKTRKASKKKSAGRTAKRKPARNKTSAHAAAKPKPETVASSGGSAGGNGKPPPRDHIPVDHPHGPLTDLIDFNFLQYASYVICERAIPNLMDGLKPVQRRIMHALHQMDDGRFIKVANVVGHTMQFHPHGDMSIGDALVGLVNKEYLIEGQGNFGNPFTGDPAAAPRYIECRLTELARAEVFNPDLTEFVPSYDGRKQEPVTLPAKVPLLLMLGAEGIAVGLSTRIPSHNFIELLEAQIEILNEKKSSPAAIRLLPDFQSGGLMDASEYEKGRGKLKLRARIEKRGKGRLAVTELPAGQTTESLISSIEDGVKKKKVPVRSISDYTSEKIEVELVLNQGADQDRAIKALYAFTHAEVSLSCRPVVIHHRRPREMDTEEILRENTSRTLDLLKQELELRRHKLTEEIHAKTLAQIFIENRLYKKIEECTTWDAVRKAVFKGLTPFRDRLTRDVTDEDVDMLLAIRIRRISRFDIEKNQQDIEKLAKELAEVEKNLRNLKAYAVRYIKALIKKYRTRFPRRAEETTFQEIEVRKLTSRELKIHLDTEKGYLGSQVKGDPVLECSSLDKLMIFFGDGRYRVMPPPDTLFVDDQLSYCGKYDREAVFTAVYTEEDNTYVKRFAVGGAIMNRDYRFAPEGAKVILFEPGEPDRIYVKYRKRKKQRINQQAFDLTGLDRKGARARGKRMTTKPVDRIATEPGRWWKTDEDSPDGVLL, from the coding sequence ATGAGTCCCGGCGGTCAGCAGGAAATGTTCTTCAGCGGAAAACCGGAGGAGAACAGGCCGGAAAAACCGCCGCGGCGGCCCGACCCGGAACCCGAGCCGGAACCGGACCCGGAACCGGAGACTGAACCCGAAAAGCCGGAACCGGAAGCCAGACCGACCTCCGAAACGGAATCGGAGCGAAAGACGGTGCAGCCGGAAGACACCCCCGAAGAGCCAAGCCGAACGGACACGATGAGCAGCGACGAGAAAAAGAAGACCCGGAAGGCGTCGAAAAAAAAGAGCGCCGGACGCACGGCCAAGCGGAAGCCGGCGCGGAATAAAACCTCCGCTCACGCCGCGGCAAAGCCCAAGCCGGAAACCGTAGCATCCTCCGGCGGCTCCGCAGGCGGCAACGGCAAACCTCCGCCGCGCGATCACATCCCCGTGGACCATCCCCACGGTCCCCTGACGGACCTGATCGATTTCAATTTTCTCCAGTACGCCTCCTACGTCATCTGCGAACGCGCGATCCCGAATCTCATGGACGGGCTCAAGCCGGTCCAGCGGCGCATCATGCACGCCCTGCACCAGATGGACGACGGGCGCTTTATCAAGGTCGCCAACGTCGTGGGGCACACCATGCAGTTCCACCCGCACGGCGACATGTCGATCGGCGACGCGCTGGTCGGGCTGGTCAACAAGGAATACCTGATCGAGGGCCAGGGCAACTTCGGGAATCCGTTCACCGGCGATCCCGCCGCGGCGCCCCGCTATATCGAGTGCCGGCTGACCGAGCTGGCGCGCGCGGAGGTCTTCAACCCGGACCTGACCGAATTTGTGCCGAGTTACGACGGACGCAAACAGGAACCGGTCACGCTGCCGGCCAAAGTCCCGCTGCTGCTGATGCTCGGCGCGGAGGGCATCGCGGTGGGCCTCTCCACCCGCATTCCGTCGCACAATTTCATCGAGCTGCTCGAGGCCCAGATCGAAATCCTCAACGAGAAGAAATCGTCCCCCGCCGCAATTCGCCTCCTGCCCGATTTTCAGTCGGGCGGCCTGATGGACGCCTCGGAATACGAAAAGGGGCGCGGCAAACTCAAGCTGCGGGCACGCATCGAAAAACGCGGCAAGGGACGTCTGGCGGTCACGGAACTGCCGGCGGGCCAGACCACCGAATCGCTGATCTCCTCCATCGAAGACGGCGTGAAAAAGAAAAAGGTCCCCGTCCGCAGCATCAGCGACTACACCTCGGAGAAGATCGAGGTAGAGCTGGTGCTGAACCAGGGCGCGGACCAGGACCGCGCGATCAAGGCGCTGTACGCGTTCACTCACGCGGAGGTCTCGCTCTCGTGCCGCCCGGTGGTGATCCATCACCGGCGACCGCGCGAAATGGATACGGAGGAGATTCTCCGGGAGAACACGTCCCGCACGCTTGACCTGCTCAAACAGGAACTCGAGCTGCGGCGGCATAAACTGACCGAGGAGATCCACGCCAAAACCCTCGCCCAGATCTTCATCGAAAACCGCCTCTACAAGAAGATCGAGGAGTGCACAACCTGGGACGCGGTACGCAAGGCGGTGTTCAAGGGGCTCACGCCGTTCCGCGACCGGCTCACGCGCGACGTGACGGACGAGGACGTCGACATGCTGCTGGCGATCCGCATCCGGCGCATCTCGCGGTTCGATATTGAAAAGAACCAGCAGGACATCGAGAAGCTGGCGAAGGAGCTGGCGGAGGTCGAAAAGAACCTCCGCAACCTCAAGGCCTACGCCGTCCGCTATATCAAGGCCCTGATCAAGAAGTACCGGACCCGCTTCCCCCGCCGTGCGGAGGAGACGACGTTCCAGGAGATCGAGGTGCGCAAACTTACCTCGCGCGAACTGAAGATCCATCTCGACACGGAAAAGGGGTATCTCGGCAGCCAGGTCAAGGGGGACCCCGTGCTGGAATGTTCGTCGCTCGACAAACTGATGATTTTCTTCGGCGACGGCCGCTACCGGGTGATGCCGCCTCCGGACACGCTGTTCGTCGACGACCAGCTCTCCTACTGCGGCAAGTACGATCGCGAGGCCGTCTTCACTGCGGTGTATACCGAGGAGGACAACACGTACGTGAAGCGCTTTGCCGTCGGAGGCGCGATCATGAACCGCGACTACCGGTTTGCCCCGGAAGGCGCGAAGGTCATCCTGTTCGAGCCGGGCGAGCCGGACAGGATCTACGTAAAGTACCGCAAACGGAAGAAACAGCGGATCAACCAGCAGGCCTTCGATCTGACCGGGCTCGACCGCAAGGGCGCCCGGGCACGCGGCAAGCGGATGACGACCAAACCCGTCGACCGCATCGCCACCGAACCGGGCCGCTGGTGGAAGACGGACGAGGATTCGCCCGACGGGGTGCTGCTTTAG
- a CDS encoding zinc metallopeptidase → MFFFDPLYMLFLLPALALAGFAQFKTQHTFKKYSRVRSSSGMTGAEAARRMLDARGLNQVEIRRTRGFLSDHYNPANRTLNLSPDVADSDSLSAVGVACHEAGHALQHAAHYAPLQFRTAMVPMTQLSSNAAYIFILIGIFFGAMSMAKIGIVLFAVTVLFSLITLPVEWDATARAKQQMVAAGVVSPSERDQSGRVLNAAFLTYLAAAVSAIMTLLYFLVRTGLLGGDE, encoded by the coding sequence ATGTTTTTCTTCGATCCGCTGTACATGCTGTTTCTGCTGCCGGCCCTGGCCCTGGCCGGATTCGCGCAGTTCAAGACGCAGCACACGTTCAAGAAATACAGCCGGGTTCGGTCTTCGAGCGGCATGACCGGCGCCGAGGCCGCGAGGCGGATGCTGGACGCGCGGGGGCTGAACCAGGTGGAGATACGCCGCACGCGCGGTTTTCTCAGCGATCACTACAACCCCGCCAACCGCACGCTCAACCTCTCGCCGGACGTCGCCGATTCCGACTCGCTCTCCGCCGTCGGCGTGGCCTGTCATGAAGCCGGACACGCCCTGCAGCACGCCGCCCACTACGCGCCGCTGCAGTTCCGCACGGCCATGGTGCCGATGACCCAGCTCAGCAGTAACGCCGCCTATATCTTCATCCTGATCGGCATCTTCTTCGGAGCGATGTCGATGGCCAAAATCGGCATCGTCCTGTTCGCGGTGACGGTGCTGTTCTCGCTGATCACCCTGCCCGTCGAATGGGACGCCACCGCGCGCGCGAAACAGCAGATGGTGGCCGCCGGTGTCGTCTCGCCCTCCGAACGCGATCAGTCGGGGCGGGTGCTCAACGCCGCGTTCCTCACCTACCTCGCCGCCGCGGTCTCGGCGATCATGACACTGCTCTACTTCCTCGTGCGCACCGGCCTGCTGGGCGGCGACGAATAG
- a CDS encoding uroporphyrinogen decarboxylase family protein codes for MTSRERVLTALNHEEPDRVPIDLGGNQTGIHKDAYRDLIEHLGIDDEVTIMDPVQQLARPCEELLQEFQVDTRYIAAGAASDFDGTIERNERDGKVWHDLVDEFGVRWSMPDDAPRYMDITHHPLAEATLDDVRDYPFPKGDDPGRFEGLRERALTLRNETPYAVVSGISGVVYETCWYLRGLEQWFCDLMTEPEFCEAVIDRVCDFWMDFFRVFCDEVGDVVDVIMIGDDLAGQSGPLFDPKIYRSIVKPRQQKVARYIREHASAKLWYHTCGDCREYIPDLIENGVQALNPVQISARGMDPEKLKREWGDRITFWGGACDSQHVLPVASSEDVYEHVRHNVDIFKPGGGFVFNNVHNIQGGVPPENIVALYRAARDGGAY; via the coding sequence ATGACATCGAGAGAGAGGGTGCTCACGGCGCTGAATCACGAGGAACCGGACCGCGTGCCGATCGATCTGGGCGGCAACCAGACCGGGATTCACAAGGACGCGTACCGCGATCTGATCGAGCACCTCGGGATCGACGACGAGGTTACGATCATGGATCCGGTGCAGCAGCTTGCGCGGCCCTGCGAGGAACTGTTGCAGGAGTTTCAGGTCGACACCCGCTACATCGCCGCCGGCGCGGCCTCCGACTTCGACGGAACCATCGAACGCAATGAGCGCGACGGCAAGGTGTGGCACGATCTCGTGGACGAGTTCGGGGTGCGCTGGTCCATGCCCGACGACGCGCCGCGTTACATGGACATCACGCATCATCCTCTCGCGGAGGCCACCCTCGACGACGTCCGCGATTATCCTTTCCCGAAAGGCGACGACCCGGGCCGGTTCGAGGGACTTCGCGAGCGCGCACTGACGCTGCGCAACGAGACCCCGTATGCCGTGGTGAGCGGCATCTCCGGCGTGGTGTACGAGACGTGCTGGTATCTGCGCGGGCTCGAGCAGTGGTTCTGCGACCTGATGACCGAGCCGGAGTTCTGCGAGGCGGTGATCGACCGGGTCTGTGACTTCTGGATGGATTTCTTCCGCGTGTTCTGCGACGAGGTCGGCGACGTGGTGGACGTGATCATGATCGGCGACGACCTGGCCGGCCAGTCGGGTCCGCTCTTCGACCCGAAGATCTATCGCAGCATCGTGAAGCCGCGTCAGCAGAAGGTGGCGCGGTACATCCGGGAACACGCTTCGGCGAAGCTGTGGTATCACACCTGCGGCGACTGCCGGGAGTACATTCCCGACCTGATCGAAAACGGCGTCCAGGCGCTCAACCCGGTCCAGATCAGCGCGCGCGGCATGGACCCCGAAAAGCTCAAGAGAGAGTGGGGCGACCGCATCACGTTCTGGGGAGGAGCCTGTGATTCGCAGCACGTGCTGCCCGTCGCCTCTTCCGAAGACGTCTACGAACACGTCCGCCATAACGTGGACATCTTCAAGCCCGGCGGCGGCTTCGTCTTCAACAACGTGCATAATATACAGGGCGGCGTCCCGCCGGAGAATATCGTGGCCCTCTACCGGGCTGCGCGGGACGGAGGGGCGTATTAG
- the rhaM gene encoding L-rhamnose mutarotase has product MQRNAFKMKLKPGCEAEYKKRHDEIWPELEAEIRRAGISDYSIFLDEETLTLFAFQKLSDDHTADDLPQKEVVRKWWDMMADLMETEPDNAPVVTPLREMFHMD; this is encoded by the coding sequence ATGCAGCGCAATGCTTTCAAAATGAAACTGAAGCCGGGATGCGAGGCAGAGTACAAGAAGCGCCATGACGAGATCTGGCCGGAACTGGAAGCCGAGATCCGGCGGGCCGGGATCTCCGATTACAGTATTTTTCTGGACGAGGAGACGCTGACGCTCTTCGCCTTTCAGAAACTCTCCGACGATCATACGGCCGATGATCTCCCGCAGAAGGAGGTCGTGCGCAAGTGGTGGGACATGATGGCCGACCTGATGGAAACCGAGCCGGACAACGCGCCGGTCGTGACCCCGCTGCGCGAAATGTTTCATATGGACTGA
- a CDS encoding polyprenyl synthetase family protein: MNAETTPNPAAAPHDRFMARWREELERSLEHLAPAEDVRPGRLHRAMRHALFPGGKRLRPMLCLAAAELYGEVGGTALHAACALEFFHTYTLVHDDLPCMDDDDTRRGRPTVHRAFDPALAVLAGDALQTLSFEVLAGCAPQDPCGPGRLVAELASAGGSRGVAGGQAGDLAAAETPPDAEQLDYIHLHKTAALIRAAVRIGAMCGGARADDLEALSEYGCELGLAFQIIDDLLDTKRDGEQADYVKVHGKAEAREAAEARTAAALAALGRIRHRDTAVLHSFAEEMLKRNV, encoded by the coding sequence ATGAACGCAGAAACCACACCGAATCCGGCGGCTGCTCCGCACGACCGCTTTATGGCGCGTTGGCGCGAAGAACTGGAGCGTTCCCTCGAACACCTCGCTCCCGCGGAGGACGTCCGCCCCGGACGCCTGCACCGGGCGATGCGCCACGCCCTTTTTCCCGGCGGAAAGCGCCTCCGTCCGATGCTCTGCCTCGCGGCCGCGGAGCTCTACGGCGAAGTCGGCGGGACCGCGCTCCACGCCGCCTGCGCGCTTGAATTCTTTCACACCTACACGCTGGTGCACGACGATCTTCCCTGCATGGACGACGACGATACGCGCCGGGGGCGGCCGACGGTCCATCGCGCCTTTGACCCCGCGCTGGCGGTGCTCGCGGGAGACGCGCTGCAGACCCTGTCCTTCGAAGTCCTCGCCGGCTGCGCGCCGCAGGACCCCTGCGGACCGGGCCGGCTCGTCGCTGAACTCGCCTCCGCGGGCGGGAGCCGCGGCGTGGCCGGGGGACAGGCCGGGGATCTGGCCGCCGCGGAGACCCCGCCGGACGCGGAGCAGCTCGACTACATCCACCTGCACAAGACCGCGGCCCTGATCCGCGCGGCGGTCCGCATCGGAGCCATGTGCGGAGGGGCCCGTGCCGACGATCTCGAGGCGCTCTCCGAATACGGATGCGAACTCGGACTTGCATTCCAGATCATAGACGACCTGCTCGACACGAAGCGCGACGGCGAACAGGCGGATTACGTCAAGGTGCACGGAAAGGCGGAGGCGCGCGAGGCCGCCGAGGCCCGCACCGCCGCGGCGCTCGCCGCCCTGGGCCGGATCCGTCACCGCGACACCGCCGTCCTGCACTCCTTCGCGGAAGAAATGCTGAAGCGGAACGTCTAG
- the lpxB gene encoding lipid-A-disaccharide synthase, which yields MAEDNLLVVTGEESGDMHVGRVLKALRRRGADWTLWGVGGESCRAEGMECLYDVSDMAVLGISEVLERLSFFRRVFRHVLDEVEARRPEAALLVDYPGFNLRLARQLKRRGVKVFYYISPQVWAWNRGRIGRMAEAIDRLMVIFPFEPDVFRGTSLNVDFVGHPFVEEICEHRQSRPVPMPWPGERRIALLPGSRRQELRYLLPVFRQTVLQLRRRRPETGFLISVPRWQQETAQQIWDALGGAVRGAELVAGSTREVLRQADAALVASGTATLESALFECPTAVVYKTHWLNYLLGRMLIRVPYLGIVNLVAGREVCPEFIQKKATPGRLSEAVERLLDDDDLRGTMRAIFREIWTVLDTASLPEENVARLIIRDVGR from the coding sequence GTGGCCGAGGATAACCTGCTGGTAGTGACCGGCGAAGAGTCGGGCGATATGCACGTCGGACGGGTGCTCAAGGCCCTCCGGCGGCGCGGTGCGGACTGGACGCTCTGGGGGGTCGGCGGTGAATCGTGCCGCGCCGAAGGGATGGAGTGTCTCTACGACGTCTCCGACATGGCGGTGCTGGGGATCTCGGAGGTGCTGGAACGACTCTCCTTCTTTCGCCGGGTCTTCCGGCACGTACTCGACGAGGTCGAGGCCCGCCGGCCGGAGGCCGCCCTGCTGGTCGACTACCCCGGCTTCAACCTGCGCCTCGCGCGGCAGCTCAAACGCCGCGGCGTGAAGGTCTTTTACTACATCTCCCCCCAGGTCTGGGCCTGGAATCGCGGACGTATCGGCCGGATGGCTGAAGCGATCGACCGGCTGATGGTCATCTTCCCTTTCGAACCCGACGTGTTTCGCGGAACGAGCCTGAATGTGGATTTCGTCGGGCACCCGTTCGTCGAGGAGATCTGCGAACACCGGCAGAGCCGTCCGGTTCCGATGCCGTGGCCCGGCGAGCGAAGAATCGCGCTCCTGCCGGGAAGCCGCCGGCAGGAGCTGCGCTACCTGCTGCCGGTGTTTCGTCAGACCGTGCTGCAGCTCCGCCGTCGCCGCCCCGAAACGGGATTCCTGATCTCCGTGCCCCGGTGGCAGCAGGAGACCGCGCAGCAGATCTGGGACGCGCTGGGAGGGGCGGTGCGCGGCGCCGAACTCGTGGCCGGCTCGACCCGCGAGGTGCTGCGCCAGGCCGACGCGGCCCTCGTGGCGTCCGGTACGGCGACGCTCGAGAGCGCCCTGTTCGAGTGCCCGACCGCCGTCGTCTACAAGACCCACTGGCTCAATTACCTGCTCGGCCGGATGCTCATCCGCGTGCCCTATCTCGGTATCGTCAACCTGGTCGCAGGCCGCGAGGTGTGTCCCGAATTCATCCAGAAAAAGGCCACCCCCGGCCGACTGTCCGAGGCGGTCGAACGACTGCTCGACGATGACGACCTGCGCGGCACCATGCGCGCGATCTTCAGGGAGATCTGGACGGTGCTCGACACCGCCTCGCTGCCCGAAGAAAACGTCGCACGGCTGATCATCCGGGACGTGGGCAGATGA